In the genome of Centropristis striata isolate RG_2023a ecotype Rhode Island chromosome 6, C.striata_1.0, whole genome shotgun sequence, the window CCCTACTCCCACGACATGGTCAGTACGATTGAATTCAGCTCCAGACTGAGTTTCACAAATGATAGACACTTTAGAGATTATTCATGATGGTATTTATCAAAAGTAGCATTCACTACTCATTTCTTTTctgcaaaatgtactttaatatTTGTTCTTCTGTCCCCTTGTTTCTTTCCCAGGGCCCCTGTTGGAACCTGACTTGTTTTCCCCCAGATGTTAAGTGTTTTGGATTGTGTGATGTTGGCACTGTAACTGTCCCACTAATGCTCAATGAGGTCATCAAGCAGCAGCCAGTGAACTTCCTTGATCTGGAAAGCGCTTACAGTGACTTTGCAACCAATTTCATCACCACGTCAGCCAAGAAAAAACAACCTTTCTTCCTCTACTACCCCTCCCATGTAAGCAACAAAAATTATGTGTGATAGTGAACCCTGCAAGTAAGCCAAACAACACTTACAATCAGTAACAATCAGAGTTCTCTCCTGGTCCTTATGAGTTTTTCAAACAAGAAAGTCTATCACGGCAACCCCATGTTGGTAGACAATGGTAACTTAGCGCATTGAGACAGTGATCACCTTCTTCTacttcctcctgcagcacacCCACTACCCCCAGTATGCAGGTCCAGGTGCAGCTGGACGCTCTTTAAGGGGCCCATTTGGAGATGCTCTGTTGGAGTTGGACAACACAATCGGAAACCTAATGAAAACTCTGGAGAAGACAGGAGTGATTAACAATACACTCATTTTCTTCACTTCAGACAACGGGTTCGTTTTTGTTCCTGAATGTTTTCATATTCAAAAAAATCTAAcctgtattgttttattgtactTTCATATTTTCTTATGCAAACATTTTAATATCCCTCCACAAAAGCTGTGTTACAGTGGTGTTTTTCTTGTTCAAAGGTTAAGGAacattatgtctttttatgtctccaATTATAATATTCGATTTATTGCCTTCTTATGATATTGCATTTATTGCCTTCTGTTAAATGCTGtgttatttctgtctctgtgtgtaggCCGGAACTGATGCGAATGTCCCGTGGAGGTAATGCTGGCATtctgaaatgtggaaaaggGACAACTTATGAGGGAGGAATGAGAGAGCCAGCCATCGCCTTCTGGCCAGGCACCATCAGGCCAGGTCTGGTCTGAAAATTAGatgacttgtttgtttttgtttttctggtttTTGACTTCTACTTATTCTACTCTTTTAACTGGCACATTATTATAACATGTACTCTGTTCTATTTGCtccaaaccagttgatggaaactggCCTTACTttgaatttctgttttttgccaCATTCAAAATCTTGCTTAAAATTCACCTGACAATTCAATTATGTCTAGATTTCTACAAAGAGCATTTTGGTTTATGTTTCCCTTTCGATGACCATACTGGTAGTTTTGCTTATTTCAGTCCCTTATACTACACTTTACAGCTGTCCATTTTGAAAAGCATTTCATGAGTCTCTACACTGATTTCATACATTCCAGACATCAACTGGTCGACTATGATTCCACTATGAAGACCATAATAAATCAATGCAAACCCATTATACATAGGCTGTTACTGATTTCTGCTGGGGGGTTTTCTATATAGGTGTGACTCATGAGATGGCCAGCATTCTGGATatcctgcccacactggcaagtCTGGCAGGAGCCAAACTACCCCAAGTGATGCTGGATGGGGTCGATATGACAGAAATCCTTGTCAACCAGGGAAAGGTTGTGGCATTATACCTCACACTGTAGAGATTGTAGTCATGTGAACCCAAGTTGTTGtaatcctttttatttttaatcctttttttcaGGGTAAAAGAGAGACCATGATGTTCTACCCCACTGATCCCAATGAGAAGTATGGCATGTTTGCTCTCAGGCTGGGGAAATACAAGGCCCACTTCTATACACGAGGTACCGCAGTCTTTATATACACAATCAGTTGAAAATGTCAAGAAGCATAATCACAGTCAGAACTGAGCTGTTTTTGACTCCTTCCTGTTCACGTTTGTGCATCAGGTGCTACCCACAGCGGTACTACCCCGGACAACGACTGCCCAGTATTTGCAGTCCTCAAGGCCCATGACCCCCCTCTTATTTTTGACCTGGAGGCCGACCCCTCTGAGCACTACCCCCTCTCCCTGTTGGGAAAACCTGAGCTCCGAGACTTGCTGGAGAGGATCATGAAAGTCAAGCAGCAGTTTGAAGCCTCCATGGTGTTTGGAGAGAGCCAGATATCGAAAGGAGAAGACCCGGATCTGGAGCCTTGCTGCAATCCTCAGTGTAGCCCCAAGCCCAGCTGCTGCAAGTGTTGAATGGACAAAATTCCTGTAAACTCTAATGATGACAATGTGGGACCACCTGGAAGTACTGCACTGAGTTTTATCCCAAGATCTGTAAAAGCATAAGATGTGATGCTAATTTTGTAATTCCCTAATGATGCAGCTTTTCTTGCACATGAACAGGTGATTTAATTACTGTTCATACTGAAAAGTAACATTGTAAACCATCTGTTTcctcaatgaggattttttttaattgatactGACTACATCTAGAACTGATGTATAACAATGTactgtatacatgtatatttcCTGCTCAAGGcctgagaggcaagtgagataaaaaaaaaaatctggtgatCAATTTT includes:
- the arsa gene encoding arylsulfatase A → MDYIGFFFVNAFLFCTCLASPPNFVLLFADDLGFGDLGCYGHPSSLTPNLDRLAAGGLRFTDFYCTSPVCTPSRASLLTGRYQTRSGVYPGVFYPGSRGGLPLNETTIAEVLKPVGYATAAIGKWHLGVGANGTFLPTRQGFDQYLGIPYSHDMGPCWNLTCFPPDVKCFGLCDVGTVTVPLMLNEVIKQQPVNFLDLESAYSDFATNFITTSAKKKQPFFLYYPSHHTHYPQYAGPGAAGRSLRGPFGDALLELDNTIGNLMKTLEKTGVINNTLIFFTSDNGPELMRMSRGGNAGILKCGKGTTYEGGMREPAIAFWPGTIRPGVTHEMASILDILPTLASLAGAKLPQVMLDGVDMTEILVNQGKGKRETMMFYPTDPNEKYGMFALRLGKYKAHFYTRGATHSGTTPDNDCPVFAVLKAHDPPLIFDLEADPSEHYPLSLLGKPELRDLLERIMKVKQQFEASMVFGESQISKGEDPDLEPCCNPQCSPKPSCCKC